From Methylobacterium radiodurans, a single genomic window includes:
- a CDS encoding PAS domain S-box protein: MTDATNSSPLDRTRTPGHHVDPALFGVAVEAAGEAILITTPDLQDPGPVIVYVNPGFTRMTGYTREEAVGRSPRFLQGPETDRAVLDRLRAELAAGRPFHGETVNYRKDGSTYLIDWLITPMRDRAGEITHWIAIQRDITQLRQNEAQLRNAAEQRGLMLGELQHRVRSTLAAVRGLARRTGDTSLTAEDYAAHLDGRLNALTRVLGVIGQDPGAGISLESLVAEELLTNIAHEGEQAFISGPEVLLQPRAAETFGLALHELATNAVKYGALTSAQGRVTVRWWIEGEERQGADRLIFDWVETGAQHPVLAPQPGGFGMSLLQDTLPYELEAETTIAFTPQGLACRIALPVTPRVLRSVEDARSEPLRRC, encoded by the coding sequence GTGACGGATGCAACGAACAGCAGCCCGCTGGATCGCACCCGGACACCGGGACATCACGTCGATCCAGCACTCTTCGGGGTTGCCGTCGAGGCCGCCGGCGAGGCCATCCTAATCACCACGCCAGACTTGCAGGATCCTGGACCGGTCATCGTCTACGTCAATCCGGGCTTCACGCGCATGACCGGCTACACACGCGAGGAAGCGGTCGGCCGATCGCCCCGCTTCCTGCAAGGCCCGGAGACGGATCGAGCGGTCCTCGATCGCCTTCGCGCTGAACTCGCCGCAGGTCGGCCCTTCCACGGTGAAACGGTGAACTACCGCAAGGACGGCAGCACCTACCTCATCGACTGGCTGATCACCCCCATGCGCGATCGTGCGGGGGAGATCACCCATTGGATCGCGATCCAGCGCGACATCACGCAGCTGCGGCAGAATGAGGCGCAGCTCCGTAACGCCGCCGAGCAGCGGGGTCTGATGCTCGGCGAACTGCAGCATCGGGTCAGAAGTACGCTTGCAGCCGTGCGCGGGCTGGCGCGTCGCACCGGCGACACCAGCCTGACTGCGGAGGACTATGCGGCGCATCTCGACGGGCGGCTGAACGCCCTCACGCGCGTGCTAGGCGTGATCGGTCAGGATCCGGGAGCGGGCATCAGCCTGGAGAGCCTCGTCGCCGAGGAGCTTCTGACCAACATCGCCCATGAGGGTGAGCAGGCCTTCATCTCCGGCCCGGAGGTTCTCCTGCAGCCGCGCGCCGCAGAGACGTTCGGGCTGGCGCTGCACGAGCTCGCCACCAACGCGGTCAAGTACGGGGCCCTCACCTCAGCGCAGGGGCGGGTTACGGTGCGTTGGTGGATCGAGGGTGAGGAACGTCAGGGCGCCGACCGCCTCATATTCGACTGGGTCGAGACCGGCGCTCAGCATCCTGTGCTGGCACCGCAGCCGGGTGGCTTTGGTATGAGCCTGTTGCAGGATACGCTACCCTACGAACTGGAGGCGGAAACCACGATCGCGTTCACGCCGCAGGGCCTGGCTTGCCGCATCGCACTTCCCGTGACGCCGCGTGTGCTCCGCTCGGTCGAAGATGCCCGGTCAGAGCCTCTGCGCCGATGCTGA
- a CDS encoding cation:proton antiporter, whose amino-acid sequence MEPYVLALGGFGALVLLTAWLPMVVRRLPLSLPICCVGIGAGLTLLPGLAGHAFHPRERLALVEHASEFVVIVSLMGAGLKLDRLVGWHRWMVTWRLLAIAMPLTIMALAALAAALLGLGAAAALFLAAALAPTDPVLASDVQVGPPQQGREDEMRFALTSEAGLNDGLAFPFVHLAVALAAAGGLGARELGAWLAIDVTWKIGAGVALGALIGRGMGWLTFHLPNHAKLSRSGDGLVALGITCLTYAAVEAAHGYGFVGVFVAALALRSAHRSHDYHYKMHDYAEELERLLMMVLLVGFGAALMTGLLDALTWQAAAFALLALFVVRPACGWLSQFGSKGPPSERAVISFFGIRGLGTIYYLAYGMRHAAFEQADLIWSVAGLTILVSILLHGVTVTPVLRFLDRRSGRDTESAQLGLPLPAKPAAG is encoded by the coding sequence ATGGAACCCTACGTCCTCGCCCTCGGCGGCTTCGGCGCCCTCGTCCTTCTCACGGCGTGGCTGCCGATGGTCGTCCGGCGGTTGCCCCTCTCCCTCCCGATCTGCTGCGTCGGCATCGGCGCCGGCCTGACCCTGCTACCAGGTCTTGCCGGGCACGCCTTCCATCCACGGGAACGGCTCGCGCTCGTCGAACACGCGAGCGAGTTCGTCGTCATCGTTTCGCTGATGGGCGCGGGGCTGAAGCTCGACCGTCTTGTCGGATGGCACCGCTGGATGGTGACTTGGCGCCTGCTCGCCATCGCGATGCCGCTGACCATCATGGCACTCGCCGCGTTGGCGGCGGCCCTGCTCGGCCTCGGCGCGGCCGCCGCCCTGTTCCTCGCAGCGGCCCTGGCCCCGACCGACCCGGTACTCGCCTCGGACGTCCAGGTCGGGCCGCCGCAGCAGGGACGGGAGGACGAGATGCGGTTCGCCCTCACCTCCGAGGCCGGCCTCAACGACGGCCTCGCCTTCCCCTTCGTCCACCTTGCCGTCGCGCTCGCGGCGGCCGGCGGCCTCGGCGCCCGGGAGCTCGGCGCATGGCTGGCAATCGACGTGACTTGGAAGATCGGGGCCGGCGTTGCGCTCGGGGCCTTGATCGGCCGCGGCATGGGCTGGCTCACGTTCCACCTGCCGAACCACGCCAAGCTGTCGCGGTCGGGTGACGGCCTCGTCGCACTCGGCATCACCTGCCTGACCTACGCCGCGGTCGAGGCCGCGCACGGCTACGGCTTCGTCGGCGTGTTCGTGGCGGCGCTCGCCCTGCGCTCGGCCCACCGCAGCCACGACTACCATTACAAGATGCACGACTACGCCGAGGAGCTGGAGCGACTCCTGATGATGGTGCTGCTGGTCGGGTTCGGCGCCGCCCTCATGACCGGGCTGCTGGACGCCCTGACTTGGCAGGCGGCGGCCTTCGCCCTCCTCGCGCTGTTCGTCGTACGGCCGGCCTGCGGCTGGCTTAGCCAGTTCGGCTCGAAGGGGCCGCCCAGCGAGCGGGCGGTAATCAGCTTCTTCGGCATTCGCGGGCTCGGCACGATCTACTACCTAGCCTACGGCATGCGCCACGCCGCTTTCGAACAGGCGGACCTCATTTGGAGCGTTGCCGGCCTGACCATCCTGGTCTCCATCCTGCTGCACGGCGTGACGGTGACGCCGGTACTGCGCTTCCTCGACCGCCGCAGCGGACGCGACACGGAGAGCGCGCAACTCGGCCTGCCCCTCCCCGCCAAGCCGGCGGCGGGTTGA
- a CDS encoding response regulator — protein MAQTAEAAPAEIEVVPSRFDAVYSDIGMPSIDGIGIAERMRELHPGLPGVLTTGYSDVLARDDALGFALVRKPYSAEQVAKALKAAADRKARNAVTSGTR, from the coding sequence TTGGCCCAAACCGCCGAGGCGGCGCCCGCCGAGATCGAGGTTGTGCCTTCCCGCTTCGACGCCGTGTACTCGGACATAGGGATGCCAAGCATCGACGGGATCGGAATCGCCGAGCGGATGCGGGAGCTGCACCCGGGACTGCCGGGGGTCCTGACCACCGGCTATAGCGACGTGCTGGCGCGGGACGACGCACTTGGGTTCGCGCTCGTGCGCAAGCCGTACTCCGCCGAGCAGGTGGCGAAGGCCTTGAAGGCGGCTGCCGACCGCAAGGCCCGGAACGCCGTGACCTCCGGCACTCGATAG
- a CDS encoding Crp/Fnr family transcriptional regulator, translating to MPNPANDHALALLVRKLDSIAGLSDKERQAILRLPATTKVLQPKQDIVRDGDRPSRCCLVLEGWACRYKLLSEGRRQILSFHIPGDVPDLQSLHIHSMDHSLCAATKAVVAFIPHDALRDLINRFPNVATVLWRDTLIDAAVFRQWMTGMGRRSAYARMAHLFCEMYLKLEAVSLAGEHRCPLPLTQTDLADALGLTSVHVNRTLKELRGSGLLTLRGSTLVVDRWDELVQAAEFDPTYLHLEQRAAE from the coding sequence ATGCCTAATCCTGCCAATGATCACGCCCTGGCGCTGCTCGTGCGCAAGCTGGACAGTATCGCCGGCCTCTCGGACAAGGAGCGGCAGGCCATCCTGCGCTTGCCGGCAACAACCAAGGTGCTGCAGCCCAAGCAGGACATCGTGCGCGACGGCGACCGGCCCTCGCGGTGCTGCCTTGTCCTCGAGGGCTGGGCCTGCCGCTACAAGCTGCTCAGCGAGGGGCGGCGCCAGATCCTCTCCTTCCACATCCCCGGCGACGTGCCTGACCTGCAGAGCCTGCACATCCACTCCATGGATCACAGCCTCTGCGCGGCGACCAAAGCCGTGGTGGCCTTCATCCCACATGACGCGCTCCGCGATCTGATCAACCGCTTCCCCAACGTCGCTACCGTCCTCTGGCGCGACACGCTGATCGATGCAGCAGTCTTTCGCCAGTGGATGACAGGCATGGGCCGACGCTCGGCCTACGCGCGGATGGCGCACCTGTTCTGCGAGATGTATCTCAAGCTGGAGGCGGTGAGCTTGGCCGGCGAGCACCGCTGCCCGCTACCCCTTACCCAGACCGACCTAGCCGACGCGCTCGGCCTTACAAGCGTGCACGTCAACCGCACGCTGAAGGAGTTGCGCGGCTCGGGGCTGCTCACCCTACGAGGCAGTACCCTGGTCGTGGACCGCTGGGACGAGCTTGTCCAAGCCGCCGAGTTCGATCCAACCTACCTGCACCTCGAGCAGCGGGCCGCGGAGTGA